The Verrucomicrobia bacterium CG1_02_43_26 genome has a window encoding:
- a CDS encoding peptide-methionine (R)-S-oxide reductase: MEEKGKRLLQKRKLLTPEQYRVCRQKGTEPAFSGKYCNHHEKGKYKCTFCGAPLFSSDTKYDSGTGWPSFSKPVADDALITAEDHSFGLERTEVMCKKCGSHMGHVFKDEPDTEKKSPTGIRYCVNSLALEFEAEK; the protein is encoded by the coding sequence ATGGAAGAAAAAGGAAAAAGGCTACTGCAAAAGCGCAAATTGTTGACTCCAGAGCAATACAGGGTATGTCGTCAAAAGGGAACAGAGCCCGCCTTTAGCGGCAAATATTGCAATCACCACGAAAAAGGCAAATACAAATGTACTTTCTGTGGCGCGCCGCTTTTTTCAAGTGATACCAAATACGATTCCGGTACAGGTTGGCCCAGTTTTAGCAAACCGGTTGCAGACGATGCCCTTATTACTGCGGAAGACCATTCTTTTGGCCTAGAGCGTACAGAAGTCATGTGCAAAAAATGTGGCTCGCATATGGGACATGTATTTAAAGATGAACCCGATACCGAAAAGAAATCACCTACAGGCATCCGTTATTGTGTAAACTCTTTAGCGCTCGAGTTTGAAGCCGAAAAGTAA